One genomic segment of Desulfomicrobium sp. ZS1 includes these proteins:
- a CDS encoding YebC/PmpR family DNA-binding transcriptional regulator yields MAGHSKWKNIQHRKGRQDLKRGKMFTKVTKEIILAAKGGGDPDMNARLRAAIDAAKAVNLPKDKIDTAIKKGTGELASEALEEIMYEGYAPGGVAILIEAVTDNRNRTVAEVRHILSKNGGSMGAAGCVAWMFDTKGVFAFDKEKYTEDQLLEAGLEGGVEDVLDDDDSWQVLCAAEDFHTARSAFEAAGIEIMSAELNRIPQNTVAVDVDTGRKVMKLYDALDDNDDVQNVYANFELPAELLAEM; encoded by the coding sequence ATGGCAGGACATAGTAAATGGAAGAATATTCAGCACCGCAAGGGACGGCAGGATCTGAAGCGCGGCAAGATGTTCACCAAGGTCACCAAGGAAATCATTCTGGCGGCCAAGGGCGGCGGCGATCCGGACATGAACGCCCGCCTGCGCGCGGCCATTGATGCCGCCAAGGCCGTGAACCTGCCCAAGGACAAGATCGATACGGCCATCAAGAAAGGCACAGGCGAGCTGGCTTCGGAGGCGCTCGAAGAAATCATGTACGAAGGGTACGCTCCCGGCGGCGTGGCCATTCTCATTGAGGCAGTCACGGACAACAGGAACCGCACCGTGGCCGAAGTGCGTCATATCCTGAGCAAGAACGGCGGCTCCATGGGCGCGGCCGGTTGCGTGGCCTGGATGTTCGACACCAAGGGCGTCTTCGCCTTCGACAAGGAAAAATACACCGAGGATCAGCTGCTGGAAGCAGGGCTTGAGGGCGGCGTCGAGGATGTGCTCGACGACGACGATTCCTGGCAGGTGCTTTGCGCGGCCGAGGATTTCCATACAGCCAGGAGCGCCTTTGAGGCCGCGGGCATCGAGATCATGAGCGCCGAGCTGAACCGTATTCCGCAGAACACCGTGGCCGTGGATGTCGACACAGGCCGCAAGGTCATGAAGCTTTATGACGCTCTGGACGACAACGACGACGTCCAGAACGTGTACGCCAACTTCGAGTTGCCGGCAGAACTCCTGGCCGAGATG
- a CDS encoding glycosyltransferase — MKNELGISTSLPAGEQCFHLYGEGADLLITCPGPEPELCARHTGKANRVFLLRVPEIDGQMPGSWHSAIPPQWHDVTLAQARDLLPGMGVLHYTPASRLFPSIFAPLLARLRPLPQTPPAKSLWLPEPENALIIPELAHAAKDLGYTSRRLPANLAQQELCRLLDQERPSLFLSVNFHGLDPYGENQALLQAAGVPVAVWCVDNPLHLLTNQKNQLWKSLPLFVTDDWFVEPLRALGADARHLPLAASRRVFPPGAPCPTGEDLTFVGRSAFPDRDRFFAACRVPRELAEEAAKLPGREAHFGWWRAKLHDHALWPGNEVRVLGLGAETASAAWRQACLAALAKETDLTIVGDEQWQTLLPGAKILPPVDYYAGLAETYRRASFSLNLTSLLLPHGLTQRHFDVWACGGFLLTDDTPGMKIFPQELARAVTFASPSEAAKLLRSLAADPGGKEELRRAWQEHVVAEHSYSARLRNILAESR; from the coding sequence TTGAAAAACGAACTGGGAATTTCTACATCGCTCCCCGCAGGAGAGCAATGTTTTCATCTCTACGGCGAAGGCGCGGATCTGCTCATCACCTGTCCCGGTCCCGAACCGGAACTCTGCGCGCGGCACACCGGCAAAGCGAACCGCGTGTTTCTGCTGCGCGTGCCCGAAATCGACGGACAAATGCCGGGCTCATGGCACTCGGCCATCCCGCCCCAGTGGCATGACGTCACCCTCGCGCAGGCACGCGACCTCCTGCCCGGCATGGGCGTGTTGCACTACACCCCGGCAAGCCGCCTCTTTCCGTCCATTTTCGCGCCCCTGCTGGCCAGGCTTCGCCCGCTCCCGCAGACTCCGCCTGCCAAGAGCCTCTGGTTGCCCGAACCTGAGAATGCCCTCATCATCCCGGAACTGGCCCATGCGGCAAAAGATCTCGGCTATACCTCCCGGCGTCTGCCCGCAAACCTTGCACAACAGGAGCTCTGCCGTCTGCTGGATCAGGAGCGGCCAAGCCTCTTCCTGAGCGTCAACTTCCACGGCCTGGACCCGTACGGAGAAAACCAGGCTCTCTTGCAGGCAGCCGGAGTGCCCGTGGCCGTCTGGTGCGTGGACAACCCCTTGCACCTGCTCACAAACCAGAAAAACCAGCTCTGGAAAAGCCTGCCCCTCTTCGTCACCGACGACTGGTTCGTAGAGCCCCTGCGCGCCCTGGGAGCCGACGCACGGCACCTGCCCCTGGCCGCGAGCAGGCGCGTCTTCCCTCCCGGTGCCCCCTGTCCGACGGGAGAGGATCTGACCTTTGTCGGCCGCTCGGCCTTTCCGGACCGGGACCGCTTTTTCGCGGCCTGCCGCGTGCCACGCGAGCTGGCCGAAGAGGCCGCCAAATTGCCCGGACGCGAAGCGCATTTCGGCTGGTGGCGCGCAAAGCTTCACGATCATGCGCTGTGGCCGGGAAACGAGGTCCGGGTTCTCGGCCTGGGCGCGGAAACGGCTTCGGCCGCATGGCGGCAAGCGTGCCTCGCCGCGCTTGCAAAAGAGACCGACCTGACGATCGTCGGCGACGAGCAATGGCAAACACTGCTGCCCGGCGCCAAAATCCTGCCCCCCGTAGATTACTATGCGGGACTGGCCGAGACATATCGCCGGGCGTCTTTTTCCCTGAACCTGACCAGCCTGCTCCTGCCCCACGGCCTGACCCAACGCCACTTCGACGTCTGGGCCTGCGGCGGCTTCCTGCTCACGGACGACACGCCCGGCATGAAAATATTTCCGCAGGAACTGGCCCGGGCGGTGACCTTCGCCTCTCCAAGCGAAGCGGCAAAGCTCCTGCGCTCTCTCGCCGCCGACCCAGGTGGCAAGGAAGAGCTACGCCGGGCCTGGCAGGAACACGTCGTGGCGGAACACAGCTACTCCGCCCGCCTGCGTAACATCCTCGCGGAAAGCCGCTGA
- a CDS encoding flavin reductase family protein — protein MKISLGAKTLAQPAPLWIVGSYDEDGRANAMAAAWGGICCSKPPCITVSLREDRHSYASILARRAFTISVPSARFAAQADYFGIASGKDVDKFAATGLTPVRSELVDAPYVGEFPLVLECTLLRTVELGMHIQFIGEIVDVKAEEDVLDEKGYPDAAKVRPLIFTPVTRAYHTVGDYVGQAFEIGRSFGEKS, from the coding sequence ATGAAAATTTCGCTTGGTGCAAAGACGCTGGCCCAGCCAGCGCCGTTGTGGATTGTCGGGTCCTATGATGAAGACGGCAGAGCCAATGCCATGGCTGCGGCCTGGGGTGGAATATGCTGTTCCAAACCGCCGTGTATCACAGTCTCCTTGCGTGAAGATCGTCACAGCTATGCGTCCATTCTCGCCCGTCGTGCGTTCACCATCAGCGTGCCTTCGGCCAGATTCGCGGCGCAGGCCGATTATTTCGGCATCGCATCAGGAAAAGACGTGGACAAGTTCGCGGCCACGGGACTGACCCCGGTGCGGTCGGAGCTGGTCGATGCCCCCTATGTGGGAGAATTTCCTCTGGTGCTTGAGTGCACCTTGCTGCGCACCGTGGAGCTCGGCATGCATATCCAGTTCATCGGAGAGATCGTCGATGTCAAGGCGGAGGAGGATGTTCTCGACGAGAAGGGCTATCCTGACGCAGCCAAGGTCAGGCCGCTCATATTCACCCCTGTGACCCGGGCCTATCACACCGTGGGCGATTATGTGGGACAGGCTTTCGAGATCGGACGTTCCTTCGGGGAAAAGAGTTAG
- a CDS encoding RlmE family RNA methyltransferase has product MKQYRDYYFKKAKQDNYPARSVYKLQEMDKAHKLLRQGQKVLDLGACPGSWTLYAAERVGAEGRVLGIDLNVPDTRFPEQVTFLQEDIFARTPLFLGHLQALAPFDVVMSDMAPKTTGSKFTDQARSIQLVEAAFGVAEEWLASGGTFIAKVFEGPDVQPFVQSLKDRFAKVGMFKPKSSRAESKEIFILGLGFVPAASEAPPA; this is encoded by the coding sequence ATGAAACAATACCGCGATTACTATTTCAAAAAGGCCAAGCAGGACAATTATCCTGCCCGCTCCGTATACAAGCTTCAGGAAATGGACAAGGCGCACAAGCTCTTGCGCCAGGGCCAGAAAGTGCTTGATCTCGGCGCCTGCCCCGGTTCCTGGACTCTTTATGCCGCCGAACGCGTCGGCGCGGAAGGGCGGGTGCTGGGCATCGACCTGAACGTGCCGGATACCCGCTTTCCGGAACAGGTCACCTTTTTGCAGGAAGACATCTTTGCCCGCACTCCACTTTTTCTCGGGCATCTGCAGGCGCTTGCCCCTTTCGACGTAGTCATGAGCGACATGGCCCCGAAGACCACGGGCTCCAAATTCACTGATCAGGCCCGCTCCATTCAGCTGGTGGAGGCGGCCTTTGGCGTGGCCGAGGAATGGCTGGCTTCCGGCGGTACGTTCATCGCCAAGGTCTTTGAAGGTCCGGATGTGCAGCCTTTTGTGCAGTCTCTTAAAGACCGTTTCGCCAAGGTCGGCATGTTCAAGCCCAAAAGCAGCCGGGCGGAGAGCAAGGAAATATTCATCCTGGGTTTGGGTTTTGTTCCCGCGGCCAGCGAGGCCCCGCCCGCATAA
- a CDS encoding GGDEF domain-containing protein: MSVQHENFFCSHDVVTSLIKAGVPANSKWGALILYMRSLSEYDFLSAEQKRQMQALVMGVVRDGDFSEKKFKEIVRSKEQILYQPWNKKLEETFRETVALIEHVRSQNLLRTKEVRDLRETTISTVTDQNALEDIVLGIKAAFEKVLTHMEQDTRDLVEMSYTDSLTKLSNRRAFDRYYQTTLVEYLVTGNPMSLMFLDIDHFKEFNDSYGHRIGDQALVTVASKLTGYAQKYGTVPNRSFFPARFGGEEFVVALPGVGLGEAAEDAENLRTIIEDYNFIIRDHNGQVLQKGIKITVSIGVAELKKDWADEAGARLLDEADKAMYRAKGRGRNRVCTMNER; encoded by the coding sequence ATGAGCGTACAGCACGAAAATTTCTTTTGTTCGCACGATGTCGTTACGTCCCTCATCAAGGCGGGGGTTCCGGCCAATTCCAAATGGGGGGCGCTTATTCTCTACATGCGCTCCCTTTCGGAGTACGATTTCCTTTCCGCCGAACAGAAACGGCAGATGCAGGCCCTGGTCATGGGCGTCGTGCGGGATGGGGATTTTTCCGAAAAGAAATTCAAGGAAATAGTGCGCAGCAAGGAGCAGATTCTCTACCAGCCCTGGAACAAGAAGCTGGAGGAGACGTTTCGCGAGACCGTGGCCCTCATCGAGCATGTGCGCTCCCAGAACCTTTTGCGGACCAAGGAGGTCCGCGATCTGCGGGAGACGACCATCAGCACCGTAACGGACCAGAACGCCCTGGAGGACATTGTCCTTGGCATCAAGGCGGCTTTCGAGAAGGTGCTGACGCACATGGAGCAGGACACCCGGGATCTGGTCGAGATGAGCTACACGGACTCCCTGACCAAGCTCAGCAACCGCCGGGCCTTTGACCGCTACTACCAGACGACCCTGGTCGAGTACCTGGTCACGGGCAATCCCATGAGTCTCATGTTTCTCGACATCGACCATTTCAAGGAATTCAACGATTCCTACGGGCACCGCATCGGGGATCAGGCCCTGGTCACCGTGGCCAGCAAGCTGACGGGCTACGCGCAAAAATACGGCACTGTCCCGAATCGCAGCTTTTTTCCCGCCCGTTTCGGCGGAGAAGAGTTCGTGGTCGCTTTGCCCGGGGTGGGGCTTGGCGAGGCAGCGGAAGACGCCGAGAATCTGCGCACCATCATCGAGGACTACAATTTCATCATCCGCGACCACAACGGCCAAGTGCTGCAGAAGGGCATCAAGATCACCGTGTCCATCGGCGTGGCCGAATTGAAAAAGGATTGGGCTGACGAGGCCGGAGCGCGGCTCCTCGACGAAGCGGACAAGGCCATGTACCGGGCCAAGGGACGCGGGCGGAACCGGGTCTGCACCATGAACGAGCGCTGA